One window from the genome of Myxocyprinus asiaticus isolate MX2 ecotype Aquarium Trade chromosome 30, UBuf_Myxa_2, whole genome shotgun sequence encodes:
- the LOC127420906 gene encoding mitochondrial import receptor subunit TOM7 homolog, whose protein sequence is MAKLSKESKQRLQQVFQCGQFIIRWGFIPTVLYLGFKRGADPGMPEPTVLSLLWG, encoded by the exons ATGGCCAAACTGAGTAAAGAGAGCAAGCAGCGTCTGCAGCAGGTGTTCCAATGCGGCCAGTTCATCATCCGCTGGGGCTTCATCCCAACTGTGCTCTATCTGG GTTTCAAACGGGGTGCAGATCCGGGAATGCCTGAGCCCACCGTTTTAAG TTTGCTTTGGGGATGA
- the LOC127420890 gene encoding interleukin-6-like, with translation MMPSSLNAAVFLSLTLAVFISVTDAAALYSSMGELSETSGEELQHVDIKRPPTERQKWHLMAKQLHKDVKTLQDEQFEKDLREMLNMTSYEGVRISTPLLKHSDGCLSRNFSTERCLRRIYSVLMWYKEHMSYIERENLTSTLINDVKHGTKRLLESINSQLQLRDIQVEGISNTPPPVVSEWTSKMFTHSILFNFTSVMIDTCRAISYMSQRKSGRSHHGKNRKRPSESVSEKN, from the exons ATGATGCCGTCATCTCTAA ATGCAGCTGTCTTCCTGTCTCTCACACTGGCAGTGTTCATCAGTGTTACAGATGCAGCAGCTCTGTACAGCAGTATGGGAGAATTATCTGAAACATCAGGGGAGGAACTTCAGCATGTTGATATCAAGAGACCTCCAACTGAACGACAAAAATGGCACCTGATGGCAAAACAACTGCACAAGGATGTGAAAACACTGCAAGATGAACAG TTTGAGAAAGATTTGAGAGAAATGCTGAATATGACTTCATATGAAGGTGTGAGAATCAGCACTCCACTCCTCAAACATTCAGATGGCTGTCTCTCCAGAAACTTCAGCACA GAAAGGTGTCTGAGGCGCATTTACAGTGTCCTGATGTGGTATAAAGAGCATATGAGTTACATTGAGAGAGAAAATCTGACCTCAACCCTGATAAACGATGTCAAACACGGGACGAAACGATTGCTGGAGTCCATTAACAGCCAG CTCCAGCTGAGAGACATACAGGTTGAAGGCATCTCCAACACTCCTCCACCCGTCGTATCGGAGTGGACAAGCAAGATGTTCACGCACTCGATCCTGTTCAACTTCACCAGCGTCATGATCGATACATGCCGAGCAATCAGTTACATGAGCCAGAGGAAAAGTGGACGCAGTCACCACGGGAAAAACAGAAAGAGACCCAGTGAATCCGTCTCAGAGAAGAACTAA